The following are encoded together in the Pirellulales bacterium genome:
- a CDS encoding ammonium transporter: MKRLLVFGCAAVLAALLLGEFTKYASAQEAAEIAKEKEVEAEAAGETPVQPALDKADNAWILVSSALVLMMTAPGLAMFYGGLVRKKNVVNVFMQCFFLMGMNTVLWALFCYSLCFSGTNPLIGDTKMFFMNGVSGVWNDSTGQSTPMFPMLTIPYLTHMLFQGMFFIITPGLIVGAIAERMKFSTLVVFVVLWDFLVYCPLCHWVWGGGYFAYNSEHAIAGGALDFAGGTVVHISSGISALAACIVLGKRVGYPTEPMPPHNLTYTLIGAALLWVGWFGFNAGSALAADGIAASAFCTTHFSAAAACLAWTFMDWLRHGKPTLLGAASGAVAGLVCITPASGYVTPMAALTMGAIAGVVCSYASTVLKQKIGYDDSLDVFGVHGVGGTLGAILTGVFATRAAQDVAGTHKPLGLLEGGPILKAQVISVLGTWALAIVVTVVLLKVLDLTMGLRVSRDEEQQGLDITQHNEEGYIFI; the protein is encoded by the coding sequence ATGAAACGACTGTTGGTTTTTGGCTGTGCTGCCGTGTTGGCAGCGCTACTGCTTGGCGAGTTCACGAAGTATGCGTCGGCCCAGGAGGCGGCCGAGATCGCCAAGGAGAAAGAGGTCGAGGCCGAAGCCGCCGGGGAAACTCCCGTGCAGCCTGCGCTCGACAAAGCGGACAATGCCTGGATTCTCGTCTCGTCGGCCCTGGTGCTGATGATGACCGCGCCGGGCCTGGCGATGTTCTACGGCGGTTTGGTCCGCAAAAAGAACGTTGTCAACGTGTTCATGCAATGCTTCTTCCTGATGGGGATGAACACGGTGCTGTGGGCGCTGTTCTGTTATTCGCTCTGCTTCAGCGGAACGAACCCACTGATCGGCGACACCAAAATGTTCTTCATGAACGGGGTTAGCGGCGTATGGAACGACAGCACGGGGCAGTCGACCCCCATGTTCCCGATGCTGACGATTCCCTACCTGACGCACATGCTGTTCCAGGGGATGTTCTTCATCATCACCCCGGGCCTGATCGTGGGTGCCATTGCCGAGCGTATGAAATTCAGCACGCTCGTGGTCTTCGTCGTATTGTGGGATTTCCTGGTCTATTGCCCGCTCTGTCATTGGGTCTGGGGCGGTGGATATTTTGCGTACAATTCCGAGCATGCCATTGCCGGCGGTGCACTGGACTTTGCCGGTGGCACGGTCGTGCACATCAGCTCGGGTATTTCGGCGCTCGCGGCCTGTATCGTCCTCGGCAAGCGCGTAGGGTATCCGACCGAACCGATGCCGCCGCACAACCTGACCTACACGTTGATCGGCGCAGCCCTGCTGTGGGTAGGGTGGTTTGGATTCAACGCCGGTAGTGCGTTGGCTGCCGACGGCATTGCCGCCAGCGCCTTCTGCACCACCCATTTCTCGGCCGCGGCTGCATGCCTGGCCTGGACCTTCATGGACTGGTTGCGACACGGCAAACCGACGCTATTGGGCGCCGCCTCGGGTGCCGTCGCTGGCCTCGTCTGCATTACGCCGGCCTCGGGCTATGTGACGCCCATGGCGGCCTTGACTATGGGCGCGATTGCCGGCGTGGTCTGTTCCTATGCGAGCACTGTGCTCAAGCAAAAGATCGGCTATGACGATTCCTTGGACGTTTTCGGCGTCCACGGTGTCGGCGGAACTTTGGGCGCCATCCTGACCGGTGTCTTTGCCACCCGGGCCGCGCAGGACGTCGCCGGCACCCACAAGCCGCTGGGCCTGCTCGAAGGTGGTCCGATCCTAAAAGCCCAGGTCATCTCGGTCCTGGGAACCTGGGCCTTGGCCATTGTCGTGACCGTCGTGCTCTTGAAGGTTCTCGACCTGACCATGGGTCTGCGTGTCTCGCGCGATGAAGAGCAACAAGGGCTCGACATCACGCAGCACAACGAAGAAGGCTACATCTTCATTTGA
- a CDS encoding carbohydrate kinase family protein → MSIDCLSVGILVADHGCAPIDHAPAAGELVLTDGLTLSIGGCASNAAVDLARVGVKVAVVGSVGHDVFGQFISETLTAAGVETNCLRQLTGVGTSGTLIVNVQGQDRRFVHTLGANARFTAADIPLEKVRASKILYVGGYLLMPALLPEELAEVFRQARRWGVTTVLDIVLPGPGDHWAQLAPVLKETDVFLPNTDEAAAITGLKDPRAQAQRFQEAGARTVVITCGGEGTVLVSESERLHAGTYPVTYVGGTGAGDAFDAGYIAALLAGCDVRGCLAWASALGASCVRSISATESVFTRPELEAFVTEHALPIESW, encoded by the coding sequence ATGAGCATTGATTGCTTGAGCGTAGGCATCTTAGTGGCCGATCACGGCTGCGCACCGATCGATCATGCCCCCGCGGCGGGCGAACTGGTGCTGACCGATGGGCTGACTCTTTCGATCGGCGGTTGTGCGTCGAACGCGGCCGTCGATCTGGCCCGCGTCGGCGTCAAAGTGGCCGTCGTTGGCTCGGTCGGCCATGACGTGTTCGGTCAATTCATCAGCGAAACCCTGACGGCTGCCGGCGTCGAGACGAACTGTCTTCGCCAGCTCACCGGGGTAGGGACGTCCGGAACGTTGATCGTTAACGTACAGGGGCAAGACCGACGCTTCGTTCATACCCTGGGGGCCAATGCGCGATTCACCGCCGCGGATATCCCTCTCGAAAAGGTGCGGGCTTCGAAAATCCTTTACGTCGGTGGTTACCTGCTGATGCCGGCGCTCCTGCCCGAGGAACTGGCCGAAGTCTTCCGACAGGCCAGGCGGTGGGGCGTGACGACGGTTCTCGATATCGTGCTTCCCGGGCCGGGGGACCATTGGGCGCAACTGGCGCCGGTACTGAAGGAGACCGACGTTTTCCTTCCTAATACCGACGAAGCCGCCGCGATCACGGGTCTGAAGGATCCGCGCGCCCAGGCGCAACGTTTTCAGGAAGCCGGCGCCCGTACGGTCGTAATCACCTGCGGCGGCGAAGGGACCGTTTTGGTTTCGGAGTCCGAACGGCTGCATGCCGGAACCTATCCGGTCACTTACGTCGGCGGGACCGGCGCCGGCGACGCCTTCGACGCCGGTTACATCGCGGCGCTATTGGCCGGCTGCGATGTGCGTGGCTGCCTGGCCTGGGCCAGTGCGTTGGGAGCCAGTTGCGTCCGCTCGATCAGCGCCACCGAGAGTGTTTTTACCCGCCCGGAGCTCGAGGCTTTCGTAACCGAGCACGCGCTGCCGATCGAATCCTGGTAA
- a CDS encoding DUF1501 domain-containing protein — translation MLVIPGMAGKDTCDGVNRRELLRVGGSAMLGLSLADVFRRQSATAAEASATAGGLGWGKAKSVIMIFLQGGPSHLDLWDPKPNVPDNVRSVFNPIDTKTPGLQVTELMPKLAQITDKLTLIRSVSYTPNGLFNHTAAIYQMLTGYTTDRVSASGQLEPPSPKDFPNFGSNIVRLKPTTVPMLPFVMMPRPLQESNVVGKAGTAGFLGRAYDPYYLYPTGDDMDMAKMSRIKVDDLQLRPEVSSARLERRAKLRDVIAGGMPAIERATARYDLDEYYDKALSLVISGRARDAFDLSRETAATREQYGNNTFGQSLLLARRLVEAGTRVVEVNWPKVANSDNHSFDVHVGLSGRMKNQCAPMLDGGLSALIADLDERGMLNDTLVLAIGEFGRSPKRGVSTSGNTNSDDGRDHWPYCYTACMAGAGIKRGYVHGKSDGTGSGPLENPVHPGELLATIYHSVGIDPATIVYNHLNQPRELVKAEVVPGLLA, via the coding sequence ATGCTCGTAATCCCCGGAATGGCTGGCAAGGATACCTGCGACGGAGTTAATCGTCGCGAGCTGCTGCGCGTTGGCGGATCGGCCATGCTTGGCCTTTCGCTGGCCGACGTGTTCCGCCGTCAGAGCGCCACAGCCGCTGAAGCATCGGCCACTGCTGGTGGACTGGGTTGGGGCAAAGCCAAAAGCGTCATCATGATCTTCTTGCAGGGTGGGCCAAGCCATCTCGACCTGTGGGATCCCAAGCCGAACGTTCCCGATAACGTCAGAAGCGTTTTCAACCCCATCGATACCAAGACGCCCGGGCTGCAAGTTACGGAGCTGATGCCCAAGCTGGCGCAGATCACGGACAAGCTGACATTGATCCGCTCGGTGAGTTACACGCCGAACGGGTTGTTCAATCACACGGCCGCGATCTATCAGATGCTGACCGGCTATACGACCGATCGCGTCAGTGCTTCGGGGCAGTTAGAGCCGCCGAGCCCGAAAGATTTTCCGAACTTCGGCTCGAACATCGTCCGGCTCAAGCCGACCACGGTGCCGATGCTGCCGTTCGTGATGATGCCGCGACCGCTGCAGGAGAGCAACGTCGTGGGCAAGGCCGGCACCGCAGGATTCCTGGGCCGCGCCTACGATCCGTATTATCTGTATCCGACCGGCGACGACATGGACATGGCCAAGATGTCGCGCATTAAGGTCGACGATCTGCAATTGCGGCCGGAAGTCTCGTCGGCTCGTTTAGAGCGACGTGCTAAGCTGCGCGACGTGATCGCTGGCGGCATGCCGGCCATCGAGCGGGCCACGGCTCGTTACGATCTGGACGAATATTACGACAAGGCGCTGAGCCTGGTGATCTCGGGTCGTGCGCGAGATGCCTTCGATCTGAGCCGTGAAACCGCGGCGACCCGCGAGCAATACGGCAACAACACGTTCGGCCAGAGCCTGCTCCTGGCCCGCCGCCTGGTCGAGGCCGGCACGCGTGTCGTCGAGGTCAACTGGCCGAAGGTGGCCAACAGCGACAACCATTCGTTTGACGTACACGTCGGACTCTCGGGCCGAATGAAGAACCAGTGCGCCCCCATGCTCGATGGTGGCCTGTCGGCGCTGATCGCCGATCTGGATGAACGCGGCATGCTGAACGACACGCTGGTGCTGGCCATCGGCGAGTTCGGCCGCAGCCCCAAACGCGGCGTCAGCACTTCGGGCAATACCAATAGCGACGACGGCCGCGACCACTGGCCGTACTGCTACACGGCCTGCATGGCCGGAGCCGGCATCAAGCGCGGTTACGTCCACGGCAAGAGCGACGGTACCGGCAGCGGCCCCTTGGAAAACCCCGTTCATCCGGGCGAGCTGTTGGCGACGATCTATCACTCGGTCGGCATCGATCCGGCGACGATCGTCTACAACCATCTCAATCAGCCGCGGGAACTGGTCAAAGCCGAAGTGGTCCCCGGCCTGCTGGCCTAG
- a CDS encoding response regulator has translation MSAPRKSRILVADDNATNVELLEVYLAGLNCDLAIAVDGRDTLEKVASFKPDLILLDIMMPKLSGFEVCKQLKGNPETKGIMILMVTALNELGDIERAVNAGTDDFLSKPVNKLELLKRVEIMLRLRHVEDEVERLRRYIEGMEDSTGPGA, from the coding sequence ATGTCCGCACCGCGAAAAAGCCGCATCCTGGTCGCCGACGATAACGCCACGAACGTCGAGCTGCTCGAGGTCTATCTGGCCGGCCTGAACTGCGACCTGGCCATCGCGGTCGACGGCCGCGATACGCTGGAGAAAGTGGCCTCGTTCAAGCCGGATCTGATCTTGCTCGACATTATGATGCCCAAGCTGAGTGGCTTCGAGGTATGCAAGCAGCTCAAGGGGAATCCAGAAACCAAGGGAATCATGATCCTCATGGTGACCGCGCTGAACGAACTCGGCGATATCGAACGGGCCGTCAACGCCGGGACCGACGATTTTCTCAGCAAGCCGGTCAATAAGCTCGAGTTGCTCAAGCGCGTCGAAATCATGCTCCGGCTCCGGCACGTCGAAGACGAGGTCGAACGGCTGCGGCGGTATATCGAGGGAATGGAAGACTCAACGGGCCCGGGCGCGTAA
- a CDS encoding alkaline phosphatase family protein produces the protein MRPSPLRSSVFACFVVVMALASFAAADEAKVKKLLFIGIDGCRFDSIEAANAPNLDRLMAEGCYDPDCQILGDRFTGNDTISGPGWSSILTGVWADKHGVMDNDFKVKHYEQYPHFFAHLKEKQPDAYTVSIVSWIPIQTHIVSAADIRQLYPPVGKDYIRADEMATKSAVKILSEADPTVLFLYIGQVDETGHQYGFHPTVPQYIQAIENADKYVGQVVDAMKGRKTFDKEDWLVLVTADHGGKGTGHGGGHNVPEIRNSFVIVSGPDAKRGPLNQDTYLVDVPVTALTHLGVTIDPAWQLDGHPIGLKDLPSQTAK, from the coding sequence ATGCGTCCGTCACCACTTCGATCCAGCGTGTTCGCCTGTTTCGTCGTCGTGATGGCGCTCGCGAGCTTCGCCGCGGCTGACGAGGCAAAGGTTAAAAAACTGCTGTTCATCGGCATCGATGGTTGCCGATTCGATTCGATCGAGGCTGCCAACGCGCCCAACCTGGACCGCCTGATGGCCGAAGGATGCTACGATCCCGATTGCCAGATTCTGGGCGACCGCTTCACCGGCAACGATACGATCAGCGGCCCTGGCTGGTCGAGCATTCTGACCGGAGTGTGGGCCGACAAGCATGGCGTGATGGATAACGACTTCAAGGTTAAGCATTACGAACAGTACCCGCACTTCTTCGCGCATCTTAAAGAAAAGCAGCCCGACGCGTACACGGTATCGATCGTCAGTTGGATTCCGATTCAGACGCATATCGTCAGTGCGGCGGACATTCGTCAGCTTTATCCGCCGGTCGGCAAGGACTATATCCGCGCCGACGAGATGGCCACCAAATCGGCCGTCAAGATTCTCTCCGAAGCCGATCCCACAGTGCTGTTCTTGTACATTGGTCAGGTCGACGAGACCGGTCATCAGTACGGGTTTCATCCTACGGTTCCGCAGTACATCCAAGCGATCGAGAATGCTGACAAGTATGTCGGTCAGGTCGTCGATGCGATGAAGGGACGGAAGACCTTCGACAAAGAGGATTGGCTCGTCCTGGTCACGGCCGATCACGGCGGCAAAGGAACCGGCCACGGCGGCGGACATAATGTCCCCGAGATTCGCAACAGCTTCGTCATCGTCAGCGGACCCGATGCGAAGCGAGGGCCGCTCAACCAAGACACTTATCTCGTCGATGTTCCGGTCACGGCGCTAACGCATTTGGGCGTGACAATCGATCCTGCCTGGCAACTGGATGGGCATCCGATTGGCCTCAAGGACCTTCCTTCGCAAACCGCGAAATAA
- a CDS encoding Dabb family protein: MLVHNVYFMLKDPTPANIEHLLAECRKYLTDHKGVTYFGCGTVADLDRPVNDRMFDVGLHVIFADRAAHDAYQVHERHIKFIEANKPTWRQVRVFDTDV, encoded by the coding sequence TTGCTCGTACACAACGTCTATTTCATGCTCAAGGATCCCACGCCCGCCAATATCGAACATTTGCTGGCAGAGTGCCGCAAATACCTGACCGACCACAAGGGCGTCACGTATTTCGGCTGTGGGACGGTGGCCGATCTCGACAGGCCCGTGAATGACCGGATGTTCGACGTCGGTTTGCACGTCATTTTCGCCGATCGTGCGGCTCACGATGCCTATCAGGTTCACGAGCGGCACATTAAGTTCATCGAAGCCAACAAGCCCACCTGGCGCCAAGTGCGAGTCTTCGATACCGACGTCTAG
- a CDS encoding arginine deiminase-related protein, with translation MIKPHVLMCQPDFYGIEYEINAWMHRERPADLAVAREQWLHLKRLIEESDAVVETMPAVAGLPDLVFTANAAIVHRDLAIVSHFRHRERQGEEAQDERWLAARGFRVEHLPNDFYFEGAGDALFCGDTLFAGYRLRSEHRALEWVGQRLGCRVIPMELVDPYYYHLDTCFCPLASGVAVYYPAAFDQYAAAVLRELVPELIPVSRGEAQRFACNAVVVGRTVITNTGCPEMHHALSERGFTPRETPLDEFVKAGGSAKCLTLRLDGEDAASWRSISTPTAA, from the coding sequence ATGATCAAGCCGCACGTTTTGATGTGCCAGCCCGATTTCTACGGCATCGAATATGAAATCAATGCCTGGATGCATCGCGAACGCCCGGCGGATCTGGCCGTTGCGCGTGAGCAGTGGTTGCATCTGAAACGCTTGATCGAAGAATCTGACGCCGTCGTAGAAACAATGCCGGCCGTCGCTGGCCTGCCGGATTTAGTCTTCACCGCCAACGCGGCCATCGTTCATCGCGACTTGGCGATCGTGTCGCACTTCCGCCATCGCGAGCGACAAGGCGAGGAGGCACAGGACGAGCGGTGGCTGGCGGCGCGTGGCTTCCGAGTCGAGCACCTGCCCAACGATTTTTACTTCGAGGGAGCGGGGGACGCGCTGTTTTGCGGCGATACGTTATTTGCCGGCTATCGGCTGCGTAGCGAGCATCGCGCGCTCGAATGGGTCGGCCAGCGGTTGGGCTGCCGCGTCATCCCTATGGAACTGGTCGATCCCTATTACTATCACCTCGATACGTGTTTCTGCCCGCTCGCCTCGGGGGTCGCCGTCTATTATCCGGCTGCTTTCGACCAGTATGCCGCGGCGGTGCTGCGTGAACTTGTTCCGGAGCTGATTCCGGTCAGCCGGGGCGAGGCGCAACGTTTCGCCTGCAACGCCGTCGTCGTGGGGCGCACGGTGATCACGAACACGGGCTGCCCGGAAATGCACCACGCATTATCCGAGCGCGGATTCACCCCGCGCGAAACGCCGCTCGACGAATTCGTGAAGGCCGGCGGCAGCGCGAAATGCCTGACGTTACGGCTCGACGGCGAAGATGCCGCCAGTTGGCGCAGCATCTCGACGCCGACCGCGGCATGA
- a CDS encoding TIGR00300 family protein → MKYEPAAKPITQPAFVEDVEIRGHIIDSLILPKVLDLITSLGGTFRIKDIAIGQARNDASHALVEVQASSAESLDAIIAEIRDHGALPTTLQDCRLEVADMDAAFPEGFYSTTNQRTEIRLSGKWHEVELQEMDCGIVVSTDRKHARCLPMVDVRRGDQIIVGHAGVRVFPPDRTRPKHLFEFMGSAVSTEKPKTVAIRAIARELSSNRAAGGRTLLVGGPAIVHTGSGAHICQMIRDGYIDVLFAGNALATHDIEQSLFGTSLGVHLTHGTPTESGHEHHLRAINRIRRAGGIRSAVASGLLTSGIMYECVQNNVDFLLAGSIRDDGPLPEVITDTLEAQRQMRGAIRDVSFCLMIATTLHSIAVGNLLPAWVKVVCADINPSTVIKMGDRGSFQTVGLVTDVEPFLRALVRELADIEGETTS, encoded by the coding sequence ATGAAATACGAGCCTGCTGCTAAGCCGATAACGCAACCGGCGTTTGTCGAAGACGTCGAGATTCGCGGTCATATCATTGACAGCCTGATTCTGCCCAAGGTGCTCGATTTGATTACGAGCCTGGGGGGGACATTCAGGATCAAGGATATTGCGATCGGCCAGGCGCGCAACGATGCCAGCCACGCGCTGGTCGAGGTGCAAGCGTCGTCGGCCGAATCGCTCGATGCGATCATCGCCGAAATCCGCGATCACGGGGCCCTGCCAACTACGTTGCAGGATTGCCGATTGGAAGTAGCCGATATGGACGCGGCTTTTCCCGAAGGCTTCTACAGCACCACCAATCAACGGACCGAGATACGACTGTCCGGCAAATGGCACGAAGTCGAATTGCAGGAGATGGATTGCGGCATCGTCGTTTCGACGGATCGCAAGCACGCCCGATGCTTGCCCATGGTCGATGTGCGACGTGGCGACCAGATCATCGTGGGGCATGCCGGCGTACGTGTCTTTCCCCCAGATCGCACCAGGCCAAAGCACCTGTTCGAGTTCATGGGAAGCGCTGTCTCGACCGAGAAACCGAAAACCGTTGCCATCCGTGCCATTGCGCGCGAACTATCGAGCAATCGCGCCGCGGGAGGAAGGACGCTGCTCGTTGGCGGGCCGGCGATCGTCCATACCGGCAGCGGCGCGCATATCTGCCAAATGATCCGCGACGGCTACATCGACGTGCTGTTTGCCGGCAACGCCTTGGCGACGCATGACATCGAACAGTCGCTATTCGGCACAAGCCTCGGCGTTCATCTGACGCACGGCACTCCGACCGAATCAGGGCATGAGCACCACCTGCGCGCCATCAACCGCATTCGCCGTGCGGGCGGCATTCGTTCGGCGGTCGCGTCGGGCTTGCTGACTTCGGGAATTATGTACGAATGCGTGCAAAACAACGTCGACTTTCTCCTGGCTGGCAGCATACGGGACGATGGACCATTGCCTGAGGTGATTACCGATACTTTGGAAGCGCAACGGCAGATGCGCGGCGCGATTCGTGACGTCAGCTTCTGTTTGATGATCGCGACGACGTTGCATTCGATCGCCGTAGGCAATCTGCTGCCGGCATGGGTCAAAGTCGTATGCGCTGACATTAATCCTTCGACCGTTATCAAAATGGGCGATCGGGGAAGTTTTCAAACCGTGGGATTGGTCACCGACGTCGAGCCGTTCTTGCGCGCCCTGGTGCGGGAGCTGGCTGATATCGAGGGGGAGACCACCTCATGA
- a CDS encoding substrate-binding domain-containing protein, translated as MKKLFPLLAGFVLALGCAAESPSGDKGNSHGSAVDGGPKTLRIAVIPKGTTHEFWRSVHAGAEQAAKEFGNVEITWKGPLQESDREGQISLVQDFVTKRVDGICLAPLDSQALVAAVRSAKAEGIPTVIFDSALASEDDIVSYVATDNMRCGELAAETIAKMLEDRPHAKVILMRYSPGSESTEQREEGFLNGLKRFPNVEILSSNQYTGTSFEDALSVSQQMLLKYEDQVDGIFTVCEPNSTGMLGALQGHAKLAGRVKFIAFDPNARLIQAMREGTVSGIVLQDPVKMGYFGVKTLVDHLNGKPVEKRVSTGEFMATQENMDQPEMAALLKPAQSTD; from the coding sequence GTGAAGAAACTGTTCCCTCTGCTGGCCGGCTTCGTGCTCGCGCTGGGATGCGCCGCGGAAAGTCCCTCAGGCGATAAGGGCAACAGCCACGGTAGCGCAGTTGACGGCGGCCCGAAGACGCTGCGAATTGCCGTCATTCCTAAAGGAACCACGCACGAATTCTGGCGCTCGGTACATGCCGGCGCTGAGCAAGCGGCCAAGGAATTCGGCAACGTCGAAATCACCTGGAAGGGACCGCTGCAAGAAAGCGATCGTGAAGGGCAGATTTCGCTGGTGCAGGATTTCGTCACCAAACGCGTCGACGGAATCTGCCTCGCTCCGCTCGACTCGCAGGCCCTTGTCGCCGCCGTGCGTAGTGCCAAGGCCGAAGGAATTCCTACGGTCATCTTCGATAGCGCGCTGGCGAGCGAGGACGACATTGTCAGCTACGTCGCCACCGACAACATGCGCTGCGGAGAGTTGGCCGCCGAAACGATTGCCAAGATGCTCGAGGACCGGCCGCACGCCAAAGTCATCTTAATGCGCTACAGCCCAGGCAGCGAAAGCACCGAGCAACGCGAGGAAGGCTTTCTCAACGGATTGAAGCGCTTTCCCAACGTCGAAATCCTGTCGAGCAATCAGTACACCGGCACGTCGTTCGAAGATGCCCTGTCGGTCAGCCAACAAATGTTGCTGAAGTACGAAGATCAGGTCGACGGCATCTTCACGGTGTGCGAGCCGAACAGCACGGGAATGCTGGGGGCGCTGCAAGGTCATGCCAAGTTGGCGGGCAGAGTGAAATTCATCGCCTTCGATCCCAACGCGCGGCTGATTCAAGCGATGCGCGAAGGAACTGTATCGGGCATCGTCTTGCAGGACCCCGTGAAAATGGGTTACTTCGGCGTAAAAACCTTGGTCGATCATCTCAACGGCAAACCGGTCGAGAAACGAGTTTCGACAGGTGAATTCATGGCCACGCAGGAAAACATGGACCAACCTGAGATGGCAGCGTTGCTCAAACCTGCGCAATCTACCGATTAA
- the ispG gene encoding (E)-4-hydroxy-3-methylbut-2-enyl-diphosphate synthase, with amino-acid sequence MDVKRNPTRAVRIGTAVIGADHPVAVQSMTATHTQNVAATVGQVNDLVAAGADVVRIAVDNSKDAAALAEIRQQTKANLSVDLQENYRLASEVAPHVDKVRYNPGHLYHHERNKPWQDKVRFLADVAGENDCAIRVGVNCGSVDPAMADKFDEHDSISPMLASALDHCELLDSLGFTRYCVSLKDSDPSKVIEVNRRFAEARPDVPLHLGVTEAGMPPDGIIKTRIAFEQLISRGIGDTIRVSLTVPNNRKREEIEAGRAILADIAAGRVRSVVDFGLDTLNIISCPSCSRVENEAFIELAQDVKSMTAYAREHAITIAVMGCRVNGPGETDDADLGLWCGPNFVNLKRGSAELGAFPYDAILPRLKAELDALIVEKATVGTGQ; translated from the coding sequence GTGGACGTGAAGCGTAATCCCACCCGAGCTGTTCGAATCGGCACCGCCGTGATCGGAGCCGATCACCCGGTGGCTGTGCAAAGCATGACGGCCACGCACACGCAGAACGTGGCTGCGACCGTCGGCCAGGTCAACGACCTGGTCGCCGCCGGCGCCGACGTGGTGCGGATCGCCGTCGACAACAGCAAAGATGCGGCGGCCCTGGCCGAAATTCGCCAGCAGACTAAAGCCAACTTATCGGTCGACCTACAAGAAAATTATCGCCTGGCCAGCGAGGTGGCGCCGCACGTGGATAAGGTCCGCTACAACCCGGGCCACCTTTATCATCACGAGCGTAACAAGCCTTGGCAGGACAAGGTTCGTTTTCTGGCCGATGTCGCGGGCGAAAACGACTGCGCGATCCGCGTCGGCGTGAATTGCGGGTCCGTCGATCCGGCGATGGCAGACAAGTTCGACGAGCACGATTCGATTTCTCCGATGCTTGCCAGTGCGCTCGATCATTGCGAGCTGCTGGACTCACTCGGTTTCACTCGCTATTGCGTGTCGCTCAAGGATTCGGACCCGTCCAAAGTGATCGAAGTCAATCGTCGCTTTGCCGAGGCGCGACCCGATGTGCCGCTGCATTTGGGAGTCACCGAGGCAGGCATGCCGCCGGATGGCATCATCAAAACGCGCATCGCCTTCGAGCAACTCATCAGCCGCGGCATCGGCGACACGATCCGCGTATCGCTCACCGTGCCTAACAATCGCAAGCGCGAAGAGATCGAAGCCGGTCGCGCAATCCTGGCCGATATCGCCGCCGGGCGCGTCCGCAGTGTCGTCGACTTCGGACTCGATACGCTGAACATCATCAGTTGCCCCAGCTGCTCGCGCGTCGAGAACGAAGCGTTCATCGAACTGGCCCAGGACGTTAAATCGATGACGGCGTACGCTCGCGAGCATGCTATCACGATCGCCGTGATGGGCTGCCGCGTGAACGGTCCTGGTGAAACAGACGACGCTGATCTCGGGCTGTGGTGCGGCCCGAACTTCGTCAATCTCAAGCGCGGTAGCGCCGAGCTGGGCGCCTTTCCCTACGACGCCATACTGCCACGGCTGAAGGCCGAACTCGACGCACTGATCGTCGAAAAGGCGACCGTCGGGACGGGCCAGTAA
- a CDS encoding DUF6624 domain-containing protein, whose amino-acid sequence MNSCLIAAALLALFVEPAAKKEVDNPDLRHELLRRKDIDQQARFAVIDWLKAHHVVIDMPTVSKLELKERQEYEGLEATMKSVDAENVAWLKQLVDQQGWPKITQAGRDGAHAAWLIVQHASADRPFQRHCLDLMVDMPKDEISAPNVAYLTDRVLLAEGKKQLYGTQFTSADGRWQPLPLENEAFVDKRRAEVGLGPLADYVIEMEKTYGRPLKQ is encoded by the coding sequence ATGAATTCGTGCTTGATTGCTGCTGCGCTGTTAGCGCTGTTCGTCGAGCCCGCCGCTAAAAAAGAGGTAGACAATCCTGATCTACGGCACGAACTATTGCGCCGCAAGGATATCGATCAACAGGCACGTTTCGCCGTGATCGACTGGTTGAAGGCGCATCACGTGGTGATCGATATGCCCACCGTCTCGAAGCTCGAGCTGAAAGAGCGGCAGGAGTATGAAGGGCTCGAAGCAACGATGAAAAGCGTAGACGCTGAGAATGTTGCCTGGCTTAAGCAACTGGTTGACCAGCAAGGTTGGCCGAAAATTACGCAGGCGGGCCGGGATGGCGCGCACGCAGCCTGGCTGATAGTTCAGCATGCTAGCGCTGATCGGCCGTTTCAGCGACATTGCCTGGACTTGATGGTGGACATGCCGAAAGACGAGATTTCAGCACCGAATGTCGCGTATTTGACCGACCGCGTGTTGCTTGCTGAAGGAAAGAAGCAGCTTTACGGTACGCAATTCACGTCGGCCGATGGCCGTTGGCAGCCGCTTCCACTGGAGAACGAGGCCTTCGTCGACAAGCGACGTGCCGAAGTGGGTCTCGGACCGCTTGCCGATTATGTGATAGAGATGGAAAAGACATACGGTCGGCCGCTTAAACAATAA